The genomic window CTCCTTGAGCCCGTACCCGTCCAGCGAGCGGTGGGTGATGTCATACGCCTGCACCATGAAATAGGTGTCCACGATCTGCCGCCCGAAGACTTCGTAACGGGTAAAGGAGATCGTCCGCTCTCCCACCGAGAACCGGCTCGGCCGTGAGTCCGGCTTCGCCCCATTGCGGCCAAGTGCCAGCTTCACCCCGCACCGCTTGGCCCGTTTGGTGAGATACGGCAGGTCAAAATTGAATATATTATGACCTTCAATCACGTCCGGATCCCGCTCCCGCACCTTCGCCACAAACCGCTCCAACAACGTTTTTTCGTCCCATTCGGCGCCGGAGAGCACCTCGCGCCAACCAGAGGAATCGCCCATCGCAATCGCAATGATCCGGTCCCCTTCACGATCCGCATTGCAGAAGTCATAGCCGTCCGTGGTAAAACACTCGATATCCACCTGCATCCGGCGCAAGTCATCAAACTGAAGCCCCTTGAAAAGGGTTTGCCCCGTCTGAATCAAGTATTGTTGAACCGGATCCGTCAGCAGGAAATAGGGCGCTTGCGGATTCCCCGCCATGACCCCGGTTTCCTTCGCCAACCAGACCTTTGCCTGCTGGCAGGATTTCCAGGTCGGAAAATTGGCCTTCCACCGGAATGGGGCCTCCCCTTCCAGCACGGTGACGTCGACATCTGCCCCGAGCCCCGTTAACAAGGCTTCACGGGCCAATAGAATAAAGGGCGAAAAGGGTACGACGGTCTCAACAGTCCCGCGGTCCTGCCGCCAGAACAACGCCATCTGATCCCGGGCGCCCCCTTCCAGATGCTCGACCGCCATCAGCCCGGTAGCCGGATCCGCCCCCATCAGAAGCGGGTCGGAAAAGAAGTCATGGGGTTTGGCTTTCATCATGTTTAACCGTAACCTTTCGACGCACAAATGACCGTGAACCTGGCGAACACAAACCCAAGTGGATTGGGAATCTGGACCTTAAGGATATCGCCCTGGGATTGAATAGCGCCCCCGGGAGCCAGCACGTCCCACTGGCATTCCCCCAGCCCGATAGCCGGAAGCACCAGGGTGATATGATCCTCAGGGTACAACTCACGGAAGATGAGGACATAACCACTATCATGGGCTTCAGACAAAGACAGGAAGCCCGTGACGGAAAACCCATCCGGTTGTTTGCCGATGGGAATAATGGAACCGCTGAACAGGGCCTCCCGATGCGTCTTCCAGATTTTTACCAATCCGGCAACCGATTCGCAAAAGGCGGCGGGGAGAGCTGAAACCTCAAACCACCCTAACGGATTTGAAAACATGACCGTGGCAAAGAGGGTGGCCGGCGTATAGCGGGAAGGCGCAAGGGGATCGTTAGAGTATAATTCTACGTTTCTCGCATTACTCAGGAATTCCATCCGCAACCGCCGCGGATCCACCCAATGGGACAGCATCCACAAATTGCGCAACGTCTGGTGGGGCCAATATTTATGCCAATCCGTGTAACGGTTTTCGACGAAAATGGGTCCGACCTCCATCGCCCCAAAATAGCCGGGCCGGATATCGGCGGTGATATCAAGGTCAAACACCACCCGGCCCTGACTGCCATCCAAAACGGCCTGAAAGAAATGATCCAGGTTGCAGAAAGCCAATTCGGTTTTCGCGCTCACTCCGTCAATTTTGAAGTGTTCAATACCCAGTGTTGAAAACAGCTTCAAGATACAATCGGCATCGCGCCGCCAATTCGCAAATTCGTTCCAGGAGTCAGGCGCAAACCATAAACCGATGCTCATGCCCTTGGCTCTGGCCCGCTCCACGATAGGCCCTAACCCCTGACTGAACCGCTCGGGATGGGGATCCCAGAAATGGGGATCCGCATTCCAGAATCCCTCCCACACGCCGCCTAATTGCTGCGCTAAGGACGAATTGGAGGTGACCCCGCGCTGCCATCCGTCATCAATCTGCACCACCTCCACGCCCAATAGGTGTGCCGCGTCAATTTCTGCAGCCACGAAATCCTCACGTATCCGGCTATCCCGGGAACGATCGCCCCAGGTGTTGCTCAGGAAACGGGGCACCCAATGACCGGGCGTAGCGGGGCGCAGCCGCCGTTGCCACTCATGGATCACCCGCGTCCGTTCCATTAGCCCGCCGTGGTACTCCAGGATTTCCCAGGAGTGAGCCTGGCCCTCCGGGCTCCCTGACAACACAAACTCATATCCGCCATTCCGGCGGGGGGTGCTTTTAAGATCGAATTCCGTAGCAACGGAACGGGCCCCCGGCAAAGGCGCTTTCTTAACCAGAATATGCCCGGATCCTGCGGCCAGGTTCTCGATCACGAATAAATTTCCATGGAGCAACAAGCCTGACTCTGAAGGATGAAGCAACCATTGCCGTTCCTGAACCAGCTCATTGTGGTGATCGGTTTGGTCTGCCAGCGTCACCTGCGTGAGGCGGAGATGTTGTGCGCTCAGCGACAGCACACGCTCAACACCCTTCGCCTGATGTGGCTCAACAGCCCCCTGCTGATCCCGATCGCTCTCGATACCCGTTGCCGTTAACATCCGCTTTTTCCCTTCGCCATGCCGTAACCGCCAAAATGGGGTTGGCGCAGTTATAATCTATTTCTCCAGTCAGCCAAGAGGAATCGATCGACTGTTTAGGCAACCGGGGCGAATCCAACTCGCAGATGCGCCCTTACGCAACCTTGCGCTTCAGATGGAGCTGGTGCCACCAGGCTAGAGGCGATTTCTCCCCTCGTGAAGGGCTTGGATCTTTTCTGCTCACATCGGCCTCCTTTCCCTCAGACGTCTTATTTGAATAAATACGCGCGAATTCCTCCGCATAATCCTCAAACGCAGTATCCGTCGTATTCTCAATTGTCCGGATGAGCCCTTTCGTGATTCGTCCCTCATTGAACGCCTCATACATTTCGATGAATAGCCTTGCCATGTCCGGCGACAACTTCATCGCCAACATGGCGTTTCTCGCTGCTTCATAGGTGAATTGGACATAACCTAGCCCCGGTTTCCCGATGGCCTTTCCAATAATTCCAGTCATTTCGATCACGGACAAATCTCGTTGACCGAGAAGGTCACACACACTTTTATCTTTAAACCTCAATTCAGAGAGCCATTCCACCGCGGCACGAGCGATGTCCTGTGTAGCGATGACCGGAATCTTCATCTCGGCATTAAGCGGAGAGCCCATGATTCCCTGATTTCTGATCAAAGGAATATTGGATTCCAGGTTCTCCATAAAGAACGTGGGACGCAGATGCACCACATTGACCTCAGGAATGGCGTTTAGCCTCTCTTCCTGTTCATGGAGTCCGGCGATCGGGCCGGTTCCCCTGAGCAGATGAGCGCCCTGACTGCTCAGATTCACCACCCACTTCACCCCTGTTTTCCTGATGGCTTCAGCAATGGAGACCCCGATACGCGTTTGCATATCTCGAACATTTTCCGCGTACAAATCCGGAGGAATCATGGTGAAGACCGCATCCGCCCGATCAAAAGCCTCTGCTAAAAACGCCGTATCCATCAAGGACCCCGTCATTGCCCGGGCCCCTTTCGCAACTAACGGAATCAGTTTCTCCCGATTTCGCGCAATCACTTTCACGTTGGCGTCTCGATCGAGCAATTGGTCGGCGATACGAAAACCAACATGGCCACTTGCGCCAGTAATGACATATTTTTTCATACCCCACTTCCTTTCCGACCCTTATTTAAAAGGGTTTCCACTTATATTTTCAGCATAATCCATGCCTTGGGCGCGATTCAAACCTGAGTGAACGGGCGGGAACGGCTCATCACGGAGGTCGACATAACCCTTTGACAAATAACGGGTTGATGAAGTTAAACTGGATCGAATGGATGGGCCGGATCGCCCCAGTCCTCGTTCTTAACGGGCGAGCCGTGTCTCTGAATCAAATGCCTGTCTCAGGCTTGTGTCGCGAGACACCGCTGGGGAGTGGAACCATGATTTCTTTATTCCCCACGAAACCCGAGAGGCAATATTTCGTCAGAAAGCTTGCAAGCTTTATCTGTCATCTTTTGGTTTGACCGCGGGGTCCGGCGAGCGTGCGAGCCGTCGCGTTCGAAAAACCTGTTGGCTTAATAATGATATCGCGCCTGAGCGATCAAAACAGTATCGCCCTCTACTTTATAGACCAGGCGGTGTTCATCATTAATTCGTCTGGACCAGTATCCACCCAGCGCATGCCGGAGTGGTTCGGGTTTTCCGATCCCTTCAAAAGGGGTGCGAACAATCTCCTTAATGAGGTCATTGACTCGCTTGAGCAATTTCTTATCCGTCTGTTGCCAATGGAGATAGTCTTCCCACCCCTGGCTTGAGAAAACGATCTTCATTCCGCCAAAGTCCTTTCAATCCCCTTCCCCTCCTCAAGCTCCTTGATGGAATCCAGGAGTCGCCGGGTGTTTCGTGGACTGCGGAGCAAATAGGCGGTCTCCGTGAGGGATTCGAAGTCATCCAGTGCAATCATGACGACAGAATCCTCTCGCTTGCGCGTGATGATAATCGGATCGTGATCTTGACAAACCCGACGAATCGTCTCCGCTAATGTTTCTCTGGCTTCTGTATAGGTTATTGCATTCATATGTACAGGATACTGTACACATCATCATCTTGTCAATCTCATCATCTTTGGAGCCAACGTTCCGGCTTACTGGCGACAAGCCCGACAGGGCGAGGCGTACAGTGCGGCCGGTGGTTCGGTCATGAATATATCAGTGGGAACGATTCCGGGGTCTGAAGCGAGTCCAAGGAAAGATCGACATCCAGATCAGGCCAGGAGAGATGATCCTCATGGAGAAGTTGAACATTTAGGATCTGGTCAACTGTGGCCCCCCGAAACCATGGAAAATCTCCATAAGGGAGGAAGTACTCCTTGTTTTCAACAAGCAGCCAAAAACCAAAATGATCGATATTCGTCACTTCAGCCAGTGAAGTGGGTGCGCCAAGCGTTGAGCAATTCATTTTGTTTTTCCTCCACTATCGACTTCAATTCGTTTACCTGAACGGGAGACAGGCCGTGATTACGGGCCAATTCCACGGTTGGCTCCAACCAATATTTCGCCTCCCCGTCAGAACAGTACACATGAACATGAGGCCGGGGTTCCTCCCTCGAGAAAAAGAAAAAACGGTAACCACGCCATTTGAACACTGTTGGACTCATGAGGTCATGCTATGTGGTTCTGGCTTCTATATCAATTATTTCTTAAAACGCTGGCGCTTTGGCTGAGGCGTGTCAGCGCCGATAGCCAGGAGCATCTGGTTGGGGGCATTTCTGTTTTCCAGATTCGGTCATCTTGATTCATCCTCTTTTAGTTTCAATCCCAACGTTCACAATCTGACTGAGGAGCGGAGCGACGATAGCCAGAATTGTGTGGTTGGCATTGTTTTTCTTCAACGAAGTCGGCCCGTCGCCCCAAAATGGTCCAATTCTCCTTTTGCCTGAATGAATGATATAGCTTCGTCAATCGACATTTTCAGTAACCGCTCCTCAATCACATATGTAGTAGCATTCCGAAAATAGGCAAATACATGCCCGCTTCGCCATCTCGTTACCGGCGCGTTAAAGGATATCTTTATAGCCACTTGTCCCGATCCCATTGGCGGAAATTTTCTTACTTCCATTGATCTCCCCCACCGTCCCATTGATCAAGAGAAGGGATCTTTGCGGGAAAGCCCAGACAATATTGTTCAGGGCCATGATCACATCACAGTTGAGCGTATTGGTCCGAGCCGTCGTGTTGTCGTCATAACACAGGATGTTATCAAGGGTAATAGGCTTGCCGCCCACCGTGTAATTTACGGAATTGGTGTTGAAGATCAGCTTGAGAATGAATAACCCCGTAATGTCCTGGTTCGACGGTGGGGTCCCACTCGATGTCAGCCAGACAGTATCATTGCTGGAGGTGGACGTAGGCGCCACCCCATTGGTCCAGTTCCCGCCATCGCTCCAATTGCCGCTGTTGGCTCCGGTCCACACATACGTGGTCGCCGCCCCCACCAGGCTGGCGCCCAGAAGGATGACCATCGATACGAGACTGACTTGAATCCATTGTTTTGACGTATTCATCACCACCCCCTGCCCTGATACTGTGCCCTGTTGCAACTCACCCAATTCAATTTATGATGAGAGTATAGTCCTTCCCCGAAAAGAGCGAAAGCGGCCGGTTTAGTTAACCTGTTAACCGTCGCGCAAGGGAAAGTTGTTGAGTTGTTAAGTTGCCGGGTTGTCGAGTACAGGGACGAGCGCCTTTTTCAATCCCCAACAACCGAACACTCATCAACTTAGCAACTTATGGCCTTTGATCCTGGGGCGTTTGGCTTTAGCCACAGGATTGGCCGGTCCGTCACGCCAGGCGAAGTTGATGGAGAGGGTGGCCGGATGATCCGGAATGCCCCGTTCCCCGCCGCGGATCAAGGTATCCAGAAGTTCCACCGCACGCCGCCCCAGTTCGGCATGGCTCAGAAAGAAGCCGGGATTGATGATCGGCGTTTCGGTGATCCACAGGTCATAAAAGGTCACTTTTTTCGGGGCCTGCCAGCCCGCATCACGCAGAATCCAGTAAAAATAATTATTGAACCCGAGCACGACCTCGGGCTTCCACTCCTGCATCCACTTCCCCATTTCCCGGACCATCGCCAGGTGGAACTTCGGGTCAGCACCCGGGGGATCAAGGACACACAGCGGAATCCGTTGCGAATCTGAGACCTGGCGTTGCCGTTCCAAAAACGCCGCATACCGCTCATGATAATCGATGGCAAGGGGCATGTTGTACAGCGCCAGTCCAATCCGGCGATACCCTGCCGCCCGGGCCCGGTCCCACGCATCCTGCACCGCCTTGAAGTGGTTGGGCATCACCAAATTGACCGGTGGCCGCTCATAGCCTTCACTGCAGGCCACGGCGATAAACCGCGACCAGTCAAAGGCCGCACAGAAGCCCGGCTTGAAAATCTGCGCGACAATCACCCCGAGAATCCCTCGACTATGGAGCACATCCGCCAGCCGCTGGGGGTCTGGATAGTCACGGATCTGGAACACTTCCAGCCCGTATCCCTGCGCCGCCGCACGCTCCCTCATCCCCTGCTCACCCTCAACCAGGCCATCCGCCAGTACCGCCAATGTGGATCCCAGATGCGTCGGTTGCCGGTTCCAACGATGAGCCGAGAGAGCCGCCAGCATCGGATCGAACTGGTAACCAAGGTCAAGGGCGGCCTTACGGACACGTTCACGGGTGGCCGCCGGCAATTTCGGACTGTCCCGCAAGGCCAGGGAGGCCGTGGCGGTCGACACCCCGATCTGCGCAGCCACATCGCGCAATGTGATACGTTTGCTCATTCCGGAAGTATGTCAAAACGGTTAACCCGGTTCAATCCCTCTTAGAGCCGTCACCGGTGAGATTCACGGCCGCATTCGCCGAAAGCGTGATGGGTTTTGTTGCAAACCATGCAAACACGGCTCCGAGCACAAAGGCCATCAAGCCAAGGATAGCGGTCAGCGCGGGAGCCAGCCAGGTGCTGTATTCCAAGGGCAACACGGTACGTGTCGGCACCTTGGGATCGTAGAACAGTTTGGCCGTAGTGGGGAGTCCGTTCTCATCAAGCAACGGCATGGAGGGCTTGAGCTTGCACCCTACCCCACGGCGGAAGGCCACTTCCTGCCCGTCCGTCGCCTCGAACACAAACTCGTTATAAAACGTCCAACTGTAATCTTTGGCGTTGCTGACCGCCTTCATCTTGGCATTGAGTTCCGCCTGGTTCTTCATGACAAAATCCGGTTGGCCGGGTTTGCTGGCCACGACGGACACCGCGATCGCCTCCGTGGGCCGTCCCACCGCGAGCAACCGCAGATCCGGCCATGCCTGCTTGAAAGCCACCCCAACCACCAACAACCCCGCCAAAGCGAAAATAACTTTTGGGATCAGGTAGCCTGGGGTGTAGGTCTCCGGGGAACTGGTTGAGACTCGAACCGGGGCGACTACCTGACCTGCCTCCGGGCCAATCATCGACGTGAGCGGAGTATTCATCTGTTTATCACTCCTGGCTTCTTCCGCCCCCCATTTTTTCACGACCCCGATCTTTTCCTGATGAATGAAATACATGACGAGGCCGAATCCACAGATGACCAGGGCAAATACGTAGAGGTATCCGGACATATAATTATACTTGAGGGGGACTACCCCCTGATCAATCACAGGCGCAGGTACCGTCAGCTTGAGCGAGGCACATTCCAAGCGGATCCTATCCAGCACTTTGGCCGTCCACACGCCCCTGTCGCCCACCGTTTCATCATCGGCAACGACGATGAGGTGTACCCCATTCCGCCCGGCAAGTGCGGCGGTGCGCGCGTGACTGATCAGCCCCCCCTTACAGACATTGCGGGCAAGGGATATCAACTTCTGGTCAGGCGGCGGCAAATCGACAAATCGGGAAAGCAAGGCATTCATTACCCGGGATATGGGTGACATGAAGTTCCTGACCGGATCCTCAACCAAGGCAAGCTCAATAACTGCCGCCGGCTTGATCGCAACAGCGGATACCGGGGTCGCGTGGGCCATCAGGCCGGGAGCCGTTTCATCGCCAAGACGGATCAACCGCTGGCAAAGGGCACGCATGATGTCGTTCGGGTCCTTGTCCGCCGGCAGAAGGGTAGAGACCGAAAACGCAAACCCACGCTCCAGACGTATCGAGCCAAGGCTGATGGCGGCAGGGTCTTCCGCCCTTAACCGTTTATTCAGTTGGTCGACTTCCTTGTCTTTAGGTTTACGGGTGGTAAGCACTAACGAAACCACCGCCCGGGCAGGGGTGTTACTGAGGAGTGCCGTCCCCTCCTTCATGAGATGCTGATCCAAACCACGGAGGACTTCCGCGCGCCATTGCGCCGAACGTTTTTCGATGGCCAGCTTCAGCTGTTCATTCTCGGCACATAGCGCCTCCAGCTCTTTTTCGCGCCGGACCATCGTATCCCCTGCACTTCCACGCTTCCGATCCAACGCTGTTTTCGCATCAAGCGCGTCGATCGTATTCTTGAGCTCATCCCTCCGCTTCATTTTCGCTTCGCCGTCAGCGTCACGCAGGCGGATTTCGTAACACACGCCATTATCCTTAACAATCCCATTGGCATACCAGGGCCTGGCAACAATATCACGGGTGGCAGCGGGGGCTCCGTCAGGGGTGACCAGATGATCGAGATACAGAATCTGCGCCACCTGGGGTTGCTGCATTTCCGTTTCGAGACACACACGCACCATTTCACCAGCCGGCGGTTGAAAAAGTTTTGCCCAGCACAACAGGAAAACCCCCAACCCGTTCGTCGTGAAAAAGCCCACAATCCCCGCCACAATGCCGCAGCCGGCACTATAGGTTCCCATTAAATTGCGGGGAATATAGTCGTATACCAGCGGATAATAAACCATCCCCCCGATAATGCCGACGATACAGGTGGTTTCTCCGAAAAATATGATTTCCACTAGCGACGGCCGCTGGTCAGGTAAATACCACGTGACAAAAGCGAAATAGCTGAGCGTTAGAACCGAGACAATGCCGACACACGTGAGCCAAATCCGCATGCGGTGCTGGCGTCCCTTGTCGGCAAAAATCCCGATAATCGGAATGAGAAAAAGATTGATGATCCCGCCGAACGCAATATTAATGCCCATTTCCTGAAAACTATATCCCCACTGATTGATATACAGCAGGGTCCCCAAACTTCCCAGACTTGCCCCCAGCAACGTCGTGGCGATCATGAAAATGTACAGGTAGCGTAACTGGGGAATGGTCATGGCCTTCCAGGCCTTTTTGATATTGAATTTCTCGCCAGTAATCGTACTCCTGGGGTGCACTTCATGAATCCCGAAAAAGTAGTAAAACACCACAATCAGCAGCCCGAGCGCCGCACTCCAATACAGGATCTTGATCCCGCTGATCTGTCCTCCCAGAAAAGGAATGACCTCATCGAACCGGCCGATCACGGCCAGGGAAAACACAATATTGATAATCGTGTTGACCCAGGTATTCATGGCGGAAGAGCGCCCACGCATATCCGGCGGGATAATCTCCAGCTTTAGGGCCTCAAAAGGCGTTCCAAAAGCTCCAATAAACGCCGCAATACACATGAGGGCCAGAAACGCCCACACATTGGGCGCCAACGGGTAGAAAAACATCACAAGGGCCATCGCCGAAAAGTTGATGATCAGGAAAATCTTACGGCGTCCCCACCGCGTCCAGATGCGGTCGGACATGAACGAAATATAGGGACCGACCGGAATGAACAAGAATATCAGGCCCGGCAGGGAGAAAAAGAAGGTCAAGGCCGCAGGATTATCAATCAGCCGGTTGAGAATGAAGAAATTAACACCGTTAACCTGAATCATGAAGTAGAAAAGGGCCCAAGGCACCGTGATCATGATCAGCCAAAGAAATGGAATTTGATTCTGACGAGTGACAAGCATCTATCATTTCTCCCCAATGCATCCTGATAACTCTAAAACACTGGCGGCCCACAGGGCCGCCAGTGACTTCATTTCAACAAACCAATCACTACGGGTTCCCGCAGGAGGCCTGACGCCTCAAATTGAACATAATTGGACGTTTCGACCGTATGGATCTTGAAGGCAACCGGCTGTCCCCCAACCGCGACCTCAGCGACGCGCGCCCCTGCCGGCAGCAGGCAATTCACCTGAGTCTGCTCCATGCTCCCGGTGACATCCAGCAGGATCCGCCGCTTGGCAGGTTCATACCGGTACTGATAGGCGCAATACCCTCCCGACGCGGGATACTGGAGCACAACCTCGGCCTTCTTTGCGGGCGTGGCGCTCCATCGGGGGGCGATGCGTGCCTGCGAGAACGCCCGGCCCGTATCTTCCACTCCTGCCAGCCCATCCGTAAGGGCATACAAGACCGCCGCCTGGGACCAGCTGTCGGGCAACCCATACGAGCGGATACGTGGCTCGAATGCCACCGGTTGATCACTGGCGGAAATCGCCGCCAGCACCATGCCCGTCTCCTGGCCGCCATCGGCCGTTGCCACCCGGATCCCGACAATCGGCTTATCAGGATGCGGATTATTCCAACCAAACATCATCAGCCCCACGTTCGACCATGAGGGGTTCTTGCCCCGCCAGGCGACACGCACTATTTCCCGGTCCAGCCCTTTGTCGGAGATGCCCCACCAATGACTGATCTCGTGCTGATTTCGGATCCAAAGGCGCATTTCGGTTCCATCCGCATACCTGACGTCATAGAGCCCCACCACCGCATGAGGGGGCAGCGCCCGGGATGTCGCCTGCATGAAATACAAACTGCGTGCCTTGATTTTTTTAACCGGGACGGTGGCCTCCCGAGGTACATCTGCCCGCCCTGAGTCGATATGCAACACCGCCCTGCCCTCATTCCGGCGAGGATCGCCCACCGTGAATTCAATGGCCCCATACCGCCGGCGCCCGGTCGGCAGGTTCCGCATATCATTCTCATTCTCATTCACCCATGCCGGAACGGCCGCAGAGGCACCATCCTTCAACCCGCGGTTCGCCACACCGGCCAGGCTGATGGCCGTAAAGCGCGTCTTTGGCAACTTGGGAAGCGCTGGTAACCGCCGATAGGACTGATGCATGGCCCCACCATCGCGTTCGGAAAGTGCCCAGACCCGCTCCAGGATATCCACGCCATAGGCTTCACGGCCATGCTCAAACGCCGCGCGCGAAAGCTCCCCGGCAATAATCGGGCAAATGGAGCCATTCATGTAATCCCCCCAGATACTGGCCCCTGAACCCTCGGCCGGCCATTGATCAAGCTGGTAGGGCGGATCCATCGTCCACCATTCGGCAAAACTGTTGTTGCGTTCCTGTTGGCGACGCCGCTGGTATTCATCAATGATTTTG from bacterium includes these protein-coding regions:
- a CDS encoding alpha-galactosidase; translation: MLTATGIESDRDQQGAVEPHQAKGVERVLSLSAQHLRLTQVTLADQTDHHNELVQERQWLLHPSESGLLLHGNLFVIENLAAGSGHILVKKAPLPGARSVATEFDLKSTPRRNGGYEFVLSGSPEGQAHSWEILEYHGGLMERTRVIHEWQRRLRPATPGHWVPRFLSNTWGDRSRDSRIREDFVAAEIDAAHLLGVEVVQIDDGWQRGVTSNSSLAQQLGGVWEGFWNADPHFWDPHPERFSQGLGPIVERARAKGMSIGLWFAPDSWNEFANWRRDADCILKLFSTLGIEHFKIDGVSAKTELAFCNLDHFFQAVLDGSQGRVVFDLDITADIRPGYFGAMEVGPIFVENRYTDWHKYWPHQTLRNLWMLSHWVDPRRLRMEFLSNARNVELYSNDPLAPSRYTPATLFATVMFSNPLGWFEVSALPAAFCESVAGLVKIWKTHREALFSGSIIPIGKQPDGFSVTGFLSLSEAHDSGYVLIFRELYPEDHITLVLPAIGLGECQWDVLAPGGAIQSQGDILKVQIPNPLGFVFARFTVICASKGYG
- a CDS encoding NmrA family NAD(P)-binding protein, translated to MKKYVITGASGHVGFRIADQLLDRDANVKVIARNREKLIPLVAKGARAMTGSLMDTAFLAEAFDRADAVFTMIPPDLYAENVRDMQTRIGVSIAEAIRKTGVKWVVNLSSQGAHLLRGTGPIAGLHEQEERLNAIPEVNVVHLRPTFFMENLESNIPLIRNQGIMGSPLNAEMKIPVIATQDIARAAVEWLSELRFKDKSVCDLLGQRDLSVIEMTGIIGKAIGKPGLGYVQFTYEAARNAMLAMKLSPDMARLFIEMYEAFNEGRITKGLIRTIENTTDTAFEDYAEEFARIYSNKTSEGKEADVSRKDPSPSRGEKSPLAWWHQLHLKRKVA
- a CDS encoding Txe/YoeB family addiction module toxin — its product is MKIVFSSQGWEDYLHWQQTDKKLLKRVNDLIKEIVRTPFEGIGKPEPLRHALGGYWSRRINDEHRLVYKVEGDTVLIAQARYHY
- a CDS encoding type II toxin-antitoxin system prevent-host-death family antitoxin, translated to MNAITYTEARETLAETIRRVCQDHDPIIITRKREDSVVMIALDDFESLTETAYLLRSPRNTRRLLDSIKELEEGKGIERTLAE
- a CDS encoding DUF2442 domain-containing protein, whose translation is MNCSTLGAPTSLAEVTNIDHFGFWLLVENKEYFLPYGDFPWFRGATVDQILNVQLLHEDHLSWPDLDVDLSLDSLQTPESFPLIYS
- a CDS encoding DUF4160 domain-containing protein is translated as MSPTVFKWRGYRFFFFSREEPRPHVHVYCSDGEAKYWLEPTVELARNHGLSPVQVNELKSIVEEKQNELLNAWRTHFTG
- a CDS encoding LacI family DNA-binding transcriptional regulator; translated protein: MSKRITLRDVAAQIGVSTATASLALRDSPKLPAATRERVRKAALDLGYQFDPMLAALSAHRWNRQPTHLGSTLAVLADGLVEGEQGMRERAAAQGYGLEVFQIRDYPDPQRLADVLHSRGILGVIVAQIFKPGFCAAFDWSRFIAVACSEGYERPPVNLVMPNHFKAVQDAWDRARAAGYRRIGLALYNMPLAIDYHERYAAFLERQRQVSDSQRIPLCVLDPPGADPKFHLAMVREMGKWMQEWKPEVVLGFNNYFYWILRDAGWQAPKKVTFYDLWITETPIINPGFFLSHAELGRRAVELLDTLIRGGERGIPDHPATLSINFAWRDGPANPVAKAKRPRIKGHKLLS
- a CDS encoding MFS transporter, whose product is MLVTRQNQIPFLWLIMITVPWALFYFMIQVNGVNFFILNRLIDNPAALTFFFSLPGLIFLFIPVGPYISFMSDRIWTRWGRRKIFLIINFSAMALVMFFYPLAPNVWAFLALMCIAAFIGAFGTPFEALKLEIIPPDMRGRSSAMNTWVNTIINIVFSLAVIGRFDEVIPFLGGQISGIKILYWSAALGLLIVVFYYFFGIHEVHPRSTITGEKFNIKKAWKAMTIPQLRYLYIFMIATTLLGASLGSLGTLLYINQWGYSFQEMGINIAFGGIINLFLIPIIGIFADKGRQHRMRIWLTCVGIVSVLTLSYFAFVTWYLPDQRPSLVEIIFFGETTCIVGIIGGMVYYPLVYDYIPRNLMGTYSAGCGIVAGIVGFFTTNGLGVFLLCWAKLFQPPAGEMVRVCLETEMQQPQVAQILYLDHLVTPDGAPAATRDIVARPWYANGIVKDNGVCYEIRLRDADGEAKMKRRDELKNTIDALDAKTALDRKRGSAGDTMVRREKELEALCAENEQLKLAIEKRSAQWRAEVLRGLDQHLMKEGTALLSNTPARAVVSLVLTTRKPKDKEVDQLNKRLRAEDPAAISLGSIRLERGFAFSVSTLLPADKDPNDIMRALCQRLIRLGDETAPGLMAHATPVSAVAIKPAAVIELALVEDPVRNFMSPISRVMNALLSRFVDLPPPDQKLISLARNVCKGGLISHARTAALAGRNGVHLIVVADDETVGDRGVWTAKVLDRIRLECASLKLTVPAPVIDQGVVPLKYNYMSGYLYVFALVICGFGLVMYFIHQEKIGVVKKWGAEEARSDKQMNTPLTSMIGPEAGQVVAPVRVSTSSPETYTPGYLIPKVIFALAGLLVVGVAFKQAWPDLRLLAVGRPTEAIAVSVVASKPGQPDFVMKNQAELNAKMKAVSNAKDYSWTFYNEFVFEATDGQEVAFRRGVGCKLKPSMPLLDENGLPTTAKLFYDPKVPTRTVLPLEYSTWLAPALTAILGLMAFVLGAVFAWFATKPITLSANAAVNLTGDGSKRD